The Labrus mixtus chromosome 14, fLabMix1.1, whole genome shotgun sequence nucleotide sequence ATGTGTAATACGCACACTAGCTATTGTGTGAGTGAAGATATTACAGGTCTCGTCATTCCTTACAGCCTCTGCACTTTGTTTTGTCACTTTGGGTGTGGTGGTTAAAGATGTATACATGAAAATATCAATGTGAACCCTCTATAGATCTTTTCAtttgatgatttcattttttcattataTCATAGCAGGAAAAGCAAAGAAgtccttttattttcatttatagtcccttttgtgtttttcctgcaaTAACAATTGAACATGTTTCCTGTGAAATAAAGTGTGTTGATGCAGCGCTCCTGGTCAGGGGGAACTCTATGGGACAGACACTGCAGAATTCACACAGTACAAACAACACATGACTTCTACATTTGCAGTAACTGCAGGTGGTTGTCATGACTCAGAGGTTGTTCAGATATATCTCAGTGGGTTCATTTgcctatttgttgtttttgctgattgtaatatgcttttatttttgttgacatAATTGTATGTAATAATAGTTTATTGTATTGGTGGTAATTCTAAAACTCTTCCATCAAATGATTGTCACACAGCCGTTATGACCACTGTTAACACTGAGATCAAACAagctttacatttctgtttgtttgcttctctGCATGCACATTTCTATTGCATTGTCTTCCTGTACTGCTGCTTTTCTGTTGTATAACACCAACAGGGAAACTTTGCCCAGTGTTTGGTTGTAACTGTAAATAGAGTAGTGTAGCGCCAAAGTCTTACAGTTACAGTGTTGAttcctgaaatgtttattttaaattcagaatACTCAATTAATGAGGAAAGACATTCATGGAAACTTTTAATTCATTCTAAACTGCCTGGTTTTTAAAACTGCCCGGACTGGTTTTCGTTGACTCTTGAGGCATCTTTGAAACAAAGAGCAAGAAGTGGTTATGTCACACTGCCACTTTACCGCCATGATTACTGAGGTTTATCTCTTTGGAGCAGATGGTGTAAAGTTACCAAAAGCTTGAGAAGGTAGCTGCAGTTAACtgtgaaaatgtacatttgaaTTTTACACTAAACAATAGTTGATTAAATGGTAAAACTAGTTTGGACAGTTAGAGATTTACACACTGCTATCAAGTGATGGAATAGATCCCTATAGTATTAGCTGTATCTTTGTATGCTATAAATCAACAGTGATGAGACATAAGCTAAGATTAACTCTGGATATCCACAGATAATATTTCCCTACTACATACAATGGAAACATTATTCACTTGATAGTGAGTGTACATCTGTCCTAATAAGGTCCATCCAGTACAACTCTTAAAGAACAAAGATGAATTCATGTACATTGTATTTGTATTCCACCCTACACTGTCTAAACTGTTACATAACAGAAGTAATCATTTGTTCAGTCAGGCTAGAATCTGTATTTTCCACAGTACCTTAAACTGGTGTTTGCTACTTTGCtcattttgcacttttttatattttgaaccATTGTGAAAGCTTGTATAATAATGCATAAAGTACATGATTATTTTCTAAATATAAGCACAGTATTATTCAATTTGACTCAACCTGACTGGTGTGATCTTTTCTCTTCaaaattcagtttgatttgtttttcattcgcTTCAGGATCTAGTGTTGTCGTACTggaaatcagtcttggtctcaagaccactctTTTAAGGGCTTGGTCTCATCTtggaatctaaagcattttttactctgtcttgtctcggtctcagactcggtggactccagattttaaatcaagaccacccctgatcggctatttttccATGTCATTATTGTGATTAGAAGATAaacgcccctttctaaaagaaagaatatattcaattcattcataatttgatttttttccaccTGTTACGGCAGCAAGTGAGTGACATTCCTGCTGCACCCAAGATGAGAATTTTTTCATAGTTATTTATGGTTCTTGGTCTTGattcagtctcgatccctaaaggtcttggtcttgtctcggtctcggagcactctggtctcgggcatgtcttggtctcggttagtttgGTCTTGACTAGAATACTATAAGGATCTTAATAAACCTAAGATGCACAAAGTACCAGGCTTTCAGCATGCTCGATATAGAGGCAGATCTTTATTATTCCTTCATTTGATAATCAAAATTGATTACATGTCACATGATATAGTTCATGAAGACTTCTACCGAATCGCTCCTGATTGCCCCGTTAATGTTTAAAGCCTTACTCTGTAATTAGAAAAAGTATAGCATTTTGTATAAGTTTGAATATAAAAGCACTCTAATTTTACAGTGAGGAGAAAGCTTTAACccttaaaaaagttttaatttagaACATTTTGTAGGAAAGCTTGAAAAACTCTTTAGATTTTAAAGCTCCCATAGAGCACAAGTACAGTACTGTAGCTACCACCACTATGTGATATTGTCTGTAACTACAAAATACAATTTTGTTGAggtgttaaaaacacacattgcaGGGACTAAAATAGGCACCTTGTGTTGTGTAATCCACAGTTACAAGGTGTTAAAAATAACTTGTCGATCctacattaaataaaaaccaTTAGATACTTAACATGAGTTGGTTATATGAGGTGCACTGAGAACACCTGTGGGTTTTCTCTGTTATCTGGGAATTAACTTTATTCTTTTGGTGAGGACCATTTTTATTGGAGAAGTCCATTTTATTAGACCACAAATTATTATGCTAGAAAATATGCTTTCAAACCATATTTCTACtcaaaattacattattttaattttaagacAAAAGAGAAGTCACACAGTGTGAGTTAAGTTtcaataaagaaacaaataccCAGATAGAAAGTTACACTTTATTGAAtgctgaaaattaaaatgagggTTATCACCCCTGATTTAGTTCAGACACAAATTGTGAAACTGAAGCTTTTGGCTGACAGCTGTTTTATCTTTGTAGTGGACATGACTCTCTTTGTTAATTGTTAATACGAACCCCTGTTATGCCACTTATCCACGTGTAGTACCGTGACACTCGAGTGTAGATGCCGTACTTCCCATCCATTGCACACTCCTCCCCCCAGCTGACGATGCCCGTCAGGAACCAAGTGCCTTTGTAATTGGTAGCATGCGGTCCCCCACTGTCCCCCTGGCATGCATCCTTCTTTGCACTTTGGTAGCCAGCGCAGAACATCAAGCGCGTGACGTGGTCGCGGCTGCTCTGTTTACAGACTGTGCGCTCCACATAGGGAACCTCTAGCTTCTGAAGCTTGGTGGCCTCAATGCCCAGGAACTGTATCCTTCCCCAGCCACTCACCAGAGAGGTGGGGGAATCCCTCAGTAAGTTCTCTGTGAAGTCTTTGGGGCCCAGGCAGATGGGACGTCGTTGGCTGGACAGCTCAACAGGCGTAGCAAGCTTCAGCAGTGCAATATCATGGTTATAAGGAGACAGCTCGAACCTGTAGTGGCGATGGATATGCCGCTGTGCCACCAAATGGTCTCGCTCTGGACCCTCATCTTTGCTCACATCATGTTCACCTAGAAGcaaagatggatggatacacAATGTGTTGCATTTAAAATCGAAATGTCTAGATTTTTCACAGATTTAATCTCATCACTGCTATCGATATagcttctttgtttctctttcattttagTAGTTCATCATAAGccctaaaataaatattaagtaAAAATTCtgttgacttgttttgtttttcaacatgcATGCTGTTGTGGCAGGCAGGGATGGTGCATTCACGCACACTCACATTTCTAAACTTCATTATTAATAAATGTTTGCACAATATTTTTCATCTTGGTATGGTTAAACAACACAAGCTGATCAATGGTACACTTTGGGGAGCTCATAAAAAcgaacaagagagagaaatagatgAGCGATTTAGAGGACATTTGTTTTACATACCCACTCTGACAAAGAAGTGTCGTTTAGCGATATCAGCTTGTACCAGACAATGAGCAGCAGTGATGACCCACAGTTCACTGAGCAGAGATCCTCCACAGAAAGGCTGTGCTCTACCAAGGGAAGGTGACTGAGACATCAGTGTcacctgtaaacacaaacacttgcgTAAGCacaaagtggggaaaaaaggaaccttttgctggatgtttgttttatggTTTTCTGCACATGCTGCCTCATTGTCACAGGAAGTAACGTCATTCACCTTACTCACACATCAGCCATTTCCCTCTGATATAACCTGGTTTATTCAGGGTCACagacctcctctggtgcttgattcatgttatattttgaccaaagcacagcacagatgtttcatttagaccacaggggaatgtttgaaaatgtggaaaagggggataatatgtcctctttaagtgtATGATAGGAAAGTCCTAATTTGCTAACATTAATGTAAGCGAGGACGTGGTTAAATGCTACAATAAGCTGTTGTCTGATGAAAGCTAATAGTTTATCTAAtatgttgttttgaaaagttaagTAAAatttagcattcagccacttctTAGCAACAGCACAAAGTGACTTCTAGCTAGaaagtggctgaatgctaacattagcctttGTCTGAAAATGGGTAATTGGTTCATATTTGTTGTTTGAACTAAAATATGGTTATATGAATATGGCTTAATGTCCCTCGGGGTTTTCACGGTTTATTGTATTTTAGTTGCTGGTCAGTTTGAATAATTAATGATTCATTCTGACATTTAGACCACTAACAACCTAGAACTCACCTGTCTGACATTATAGCGGCATCTCACATTAGATGGCTTGTTCATGTTAAAAGTAATgcccacattttaaaaaccccATTTTTGGGGGTTAACTGAAATTgtgaggtataaaaaaaaatataaaaaataaaaaagtaatagtACAAACAATACATCTGTAAACAGCATTTTCACAATTTCTCATTGAACAAAAGAAGAATATCTTCAACTCATCACATTCTGTGCACTCCATTACCTGCCATGGTATCTCTCCAGGTCTAGCTTCATCTCCTCCCACAATCCTCTGGTCAGAGTTCTCCTCTGCTGTGATGCTGGGGAGTGTAGGAAAGAAAGCCCAGGAAGGCAGCTGCTTTTCAGCGACAgtgctctcttctcttccatTCACAACAACCTCTCCTGGATTCACAGAGGAGGCTGACCTCACTGAGCGTTTAAATACTTCAGTGATGTTGGATGGGTGTGAATCATTCATAGGCAAGTCATAGTAATCATACATATGGTCTATAAAGTCGCTGAAGTCCTCATCGAGCAAGGTGTCGCTGTTGTTGTGTCTCACTGTGCTGTTCGCTTGGTTAGATGACCGCGGCGTTAGGGCGGACCTGGGGACAGATGGGGAGGACAGGTCCGTACGACCACAGCTGAATGGTTCTGAGAGGGAATAGAGGCAAAACAAAGAGGGAGATGTTCATGTTTTGCCTCTAAGACATCATGCAGATTTTCGCACATATGGAATGGTTTTCTTATAGCCTTATCACAGGATATGGAAACAGCAAAAAGTGATGTGATTTGATCTCACATTTAGAATTAAAGAACGGCTATTTGAATCCTCTTATTTCAGTATTTGCTACATCGTAAGCTGAATCGTGAGCAAACCATAAACTTACATTTTGACAATTGAAAAAATATAgatttgaaaaagaagaaagatatTGTGTTGATAGATTTATCAGTATGGGCCTTATGGGTCATACGTTGGTATGTTTAGGCTGAGGGTTAGAAGCAggtctgttcttctttttttttaaagccacgttttagaatttttatttttactacattgaatgaagtaaaaaaatctatttggaTTCAATTTTCAGTTTGTATTGAATTGATTTGTACAAAATCGTCCCTGAATCATAGCTCTGGAGAATTGGATCGAATCGAATCAAATTGACGTGTAAAGGAGAGATTCAAACTCCTAGTATGTTGATTGATCATTTTCACTGCGCTGCTGTAGTTCGACTTGAAccttaaattgttttgtttttgaaatacaaaaaaaaaaaaatagacaggaaattactttgttttaatctcaagttttttttaatcaaacatgtgTGTTGAAAGATATTAATATATAGGTCATGAAATATATTAGTAGTTTTCAAATTGGTCCAcagcatgtttacattaaatttGTTCATCGTTTGATTCTACCTGTTGGTGTACAGCTCCTCTTGTCAGCCCCGAGCATGTAACCAgctgcacactgacacacaggtCGCTCCTCCTGCATCACACAGAAATGAGCACAATCACCGTTGTTCACCTCACATTGTTTGGTCACCTCTGTAAACAAGTGGGAGAGCCAAATAAATCACTTATTTTCCTCTTAAAAATCTTTGCACTCAAACAAACTGAATTGAAATGATAACGAAACAGGAGGTCAAGAGCAATGTTTGTATAATTTCTTTCCATCCAGCTTCACACACTCACCTATCTCACAGTTCTTGCCGCTGAAGTTTGGTTTGCACCAGCAAGTATATGCACCGATTCCATCCTCACACACGGCTCCATTTTGACATGGGGGTGGCTTACAGTGGTCACCATCTACACACAAGTATGTAAAATACATAAACAGGTTTACATGATCCTCTGTTTTACATTCAGAGCAGTTGTGTGTATTTCTTCCCCATTGTTCTCACCAATGTAGGCATTCCAGAACTCCATCTGAGAGAAACATgtgaagagaaacctcagatATCTGCCAGTAAACACTCTAATACAGCAAGAACAAATTATGTGCGCAACTTACAGTTTTCTCATCATTCTCAAACACCTCCCTGGCCTCCTCCATTGTGCACACTTCCTCCTTACACTCCCGCTCCAGGTTATCTTTGGATAACACTTCTTCAAGATGGCCGCTGTTGTACCTGCGCGTGCGAATCAGCACAGCATTGGCCACCTGctgtgacaaaaacacagctcctaaaagaaaacagaagacatTACTGAAAAAGCTCTGAAACAGTGCTCCAGCAGCTGCACTGAATCTGCTCTGTAAACTGTTTTAGGGATTTTGAAATTTGAGCAAATTCAGCCCAAACTCAGACAAAATCCAACACACAGCTGGACCCTAATGAAGATAGAACGTAAGTGAACACAAGGTTTAAATCTACTCATTTTAACTTGGACTTAAACTTTAatccaaatacatttttagacatATTAACAGGACTCACTACAACAAAATCAATCGTCATGTCTAGCTTGAGTAGCATCACATCTGCTGTATTGTAAAGTCTTCCTTTATACTCCTCAGTTGAGTGTCAAACACCAGCCTCTTCTAGACCTAAAATGATGATGTAAACGTGTagagtttcttttttcaatgaGGAATTCAGCTACAGTCATTAGAATAGCATGCTGCTTTTGGATCCCATGGGCAATACGTTACCCACAAACATCTATTTTAAGTCATTACAACTTCATATTCAGATCAATTACATCAAacatcattttcaaactttttaactgcagatgaGTGTTTTAATATTCTTATACAGGTTTTTTGGAGTGTTGTCACTTTAAGACTTGGGGTCACAGATCAGGCCTCTTAAAATGATCCGTTGTTCAGCAGACTGATCACGAGCGTCTTCTTCTTACATTTTCAAGAGTCTGACATCTGGCTGCCTCCTCAACTCCGTCCTACCCCTGTGTCGTTTACCTGTGTTTTCCTGGGAAGATTTAGCAGGACGTCCATTCACCTCCAGCAGTAAACCAGCAATGAAAACCAGTAAACAAATTCCAGCCATCTTGTCGTTGTCAGCGGCCAGTCTGCTTGAACTCCTGTTCTAGAGAGACAAATCCACcactccaaagtacagcaacaGACTGTTTACCCACCTGggagtatgtgtatgtgtgtttgttcaaaattgtgtgtttgttcgagagagaaagagacagagtgagtAAAAAGTGTGCGAAAGATCTTTAAAACGCGTTTAAGGGAAATCAGAGCGAAGCACAGACTGACAAAGTTTGAAATGAAGATGATTTTATTCAGTCGTGTGGGACTGAAATTGAGCAAAAGCAAATATTGACAGCTGATGAGTAAGGGTCGTTCTGGatattattttgtgtgtgtgtgtgtgtgtgtgtgtgtgtgtgtgtgtgtgtgtgtgtgtgtgtgtgtgtgtgtgtgtgtgtgtgccgacGTGACCAGCTGTTAATCGTGTTGTTTGCCATCATGAGTCTTGTTATCTAAGCAGCTTTTGCATCATAGCTTGCATGACAGTTTGAAACTCatcagcacatacacacagaaccgcacacgcaaacacacacactttcaaactAATATATTCGAGAGAATCATAAGTCACCTTAAACATTACACTTTGCAGCTTTAAAGAAGCCCAAGATTCttcactttacattttaaaaaagctgaaataCCTCATCAGAATAGTcatgcaacaaacacacacacaaactaatgtGTCCAGATCTCCATTTGAGTGAACAAGTGCTGCTGTAAATCCGGCTAAATCAGCTTAAATCCATTTAGATGCATCAGAAGAGACTGAGGCATAATTAAAACTCCTCAGCTGGTGCTGCAGTTTACACAGTCATGTGTAGGACACCCAAACTCTGAGCTCGATCTCAAGTATTGAAGGCTGTTTGATTACTCTGTGAGTTACACAGGGTGTGGCTGCTGACAAATCACAGTGACTGACAGGTAGCTCAGCTGGCCTTGAGCCAGCAGCGCCTTGGCAACAACGGCCTTGTGATGACTTATTGGCTGAGGATGATTTAAACAGGTTGATGCAGGCGGGGTTGCGGCTCTCTTTTTAGTGCAACTTTTGCCGGCCGTTCTGCTCAACCCCCTCTGCAAACTTGATATTCTACTGCCTAAATGTTTATATGCTGTTGTAACTGTTAAGGGCATTTACAATCCCAGGTGATTAGTATCCAACGCTCAGTTCTGCTCAGCattggaggaggagggcaaTAGTGTAAATGCACAGAGAAAGGCAGAGGAGAATACAAGGGTGCTGTTTAAGCGCAGTCGGTAGAGCTGGCACTCCCTACCCAGAGGCAACGTCCTCGAGGACTTGTTTCCACTCGGACCTGACGTGCCTCGTTCCCATATTTCCTCTCCTTCCCATATTTCCAATGTCTCTTCCGCTGTAAAATTGAGTAAAGGAAGAGTACAGTGTACAGCATTCAGTCTGAACTGTGTATCAGTAGGATGAatcctgtttctttgtctgcaaGTTGTTCACATCATTGTTCATATAATGTGATTTCATTTAtggaaaacagactgaaaatgtttgatggaTAAAGATTTGAACCACAAACAGGCATCAAAGCACTTTGTCCCATTTCCATTTGACAACCAAATGTGTCTTATTTTGTCACTATGTTCACGTATTGAGAGATGCATTTACAGATAGATATTTAGTAGcttttattatgattttttgtttaaatgacaaaacatcATTACAGCTGGagttaaaaaggaaatatgggaaagagagagcgggggtGACATGCACAGAAAGGCTGAAAGCTGCAGACAAGAACTTGGCCTCTGCACATAGGGTGAACGCTTAACCAACTAAAGAGATAAACCAGTGCctgacagtgttttttaaaatcatctttTGACTTTAGAAGTACCGTTGAACATATAGAGGATCTGATTCATCCTTCAGGTAGGTCAGGAGGATTGACTACTGTCTAATTTGTATAGATGTTTATGAAGAAATCCATTCGTCTTCTTCCAAAGCCGATTAGTTCATACCTTCCTCTCTCCAACATCGTTTTCCAGCTCTTCCTGGGGCACCTTGAGATGAGCCCCTTCAGCAAGTTCTACCCTGGGGTCTCCCATCAGGTGGACATGCCCAGAGTAGCTCCAGAGGAAAGGCATCCCTTTAAGGAGCAGCTGAGGACAGGGATATGACAATGAAGACCTTGGGCTCTGTATGCAGGCTTGCACTGAGTCACTGACCTCTTTTTCATGACACACTGTCACCAATCAATACAGAAATGTCATCTCTCTTCCCAGTATAAACATACGGCTGTTTAACTGCCATTGAGTGAGTCACGGGGTCAACGTCTCTGCTATTCCTGTAACTGCAGCACTGTTTATGTTGACCTGAGACAActtcacagagcagaggaaaAAATATCTTGAGAATTATATACATCGGTATTGACACAGGTTTTTCTAAACTATATTCCCTATAGTGAGAAgtcattttaagttttattcaGCTAGACTCGCgttaatttaaacattaaaatgttttcaccagtggcaaaatacattttagaaacaGATTGATTAAACCCCTCTCACTTTAAATATAGCTTACAGAGCATCCAAGTGTTCAACTTCATACACATTACAATCATCATATCCGGGTTTTCTCTAGTAGCTAGTTTCTGTTCTATATTTTTCTATACGGTTTACTTTGtacatatttattatatttatgtattgATATTGCATGGTTTATTTTTGCTATTGGACTGAGCGGCcccttttgtaaaataaaaaaactcttgTGTAAAAGATCTGTTGAAAAATACATCCTACTTCCTGTGTAGTGTATAAGGGACATTTCTGCATACTGGCTGCATACTCACTGTATGTATGCTGCTGCTCTACCCAGATTAAAAGATGTTAAAGGACATTGAGTGTTCTGGCTTTTCTACTTTCTATTAAACACCTCTATGCCCAACACATTATTTGCAATTATCTGACTCTGATTTAATTAACCCCCAACACCTGTTACACCAAGGAGgtcaaaaaaagatgaaaggttcacatttgtatttaataactacataaaaaaaatgtcaacatgtttgGCTTGATTAAGAACAGGGGTTTTGTATGTCGAATGTCATATGTGTCACTTTTCCTTCTAACAGAGCAGTTGATCTCAGATTAGTAATCCTCCAGGCGAGCTCGCTCAGAGAGCAGCTGGGATTTTCTGTGCTGGCTCATAGCTGGAGTCAAAAAAGCCACCACAACTTGACATCACAGACCTGTTACACAAGAGTCAGATAAACCTTTATTAAAGACAAATTAAGGGAGGACACAAGATTTAGGAAGAGTGTTAAAATGAACA carries:
- the f9b gene encoding coagulation factor IXb translates to MAGICLLVFIAGLLLEVNGRPAKSSQENTGAVFLSQQVANAVLIRTRRYNSGHLEEVLSKDNLERECKEEVCTMEEAREVFENDEKTMEFWNAYIDGDHCKPPPCQNGAVCEDGIGAYTCWCKPNFSGKNCEIEVTKQCEVNNGDCAHFCVMQEERPVCQCAAGYMLGADKRSCTPTEPFSCGRTDLSSPSVPRSALTPRSSNQANSTVRHNNSDTLLDEDFSDFIDHMYDYYDLPMNDSHPSNITEVFKRSVRSASSVNPGEVVVNGREESTVAEKQLPSWAFFPTLPSITAEENSDQRIVGGDEARPGEIPWQVTLMSQSPSLGRAQPFCGGSLLSELWVITAAHCLVQADIAKRHFFVRVGEHDVSKDEGPERDHLVAQRHIHRHYRFELSPYNHDIALLKLATPVELSSQRRPICLGPKDFTENLLRDSPTSLVSGWGRIQFLGIEATKLQKLEVPYVERTVCKQSSRDHVTRLMFCAGYQSAKKDACQGDSGGPHATNYKGTWFLTGIVSWGEECAMDGKYGIYTRVSRYYTWISGITGVRINN